Genomic segment of Glutamicibacter sp. JL.03c:
GGGAAGTTGTCATCACCGATGAGGCCAGTGGAAAGGAACTCTCGCGCGGACAATTGCGCACCCAAAACGTAGATATGCCCAGCGCCTGAGCGTATCCTAGGTGGCACCCAGCGGATCAGTTTCGGAGGCTTACCATGAGTGCCACCTATACCTTTGACGTGTTCAGCAGCCTTGATGGCTTCGGCAGTGCCGGCAGCGATTGGGGCGGCTACTGGGGAAAACAAGGGCCAGAGCTGTTGGCCCATCGCCTCGGGCTCTACACTCCTCCATGCCGCATGGTTTTCGGTGCGAACACCTTCCGCTTATTCAGTCTCTTCTGGGCAGAAATCGAGATGAATCCCGAGGTTGAAGACGCGTGGGGCGTGGCTTTGCACGACAAGCCGGCCACCGTCATCTCCACCACCTTGGAAGAGCCGCTGTCTTGGCCTAATGCCACGCTGGAGCGTTCGGATGCCTTGGACGTTGTCGCCCAGCTCAAAGAAACCTCAGATGTGCCGCTGCGCTCCCACGGTTCCCTGGCCATGAACCATTCTCTGCTGGCGGCAGGCCTGGTGGACTTCATCCAGGTGAGCATCTTCCCGGTGCTGACCGGGCATAGCGGCTCTGCTCCGGTACTCGGCGGGGTCGACGACTATGACTTGGAACTTGTCGATTCGAAGCTTTTGGATGGTCGGATCCAGGAACTGACGTATCGCCCGACGCGCCATCATCCGGCGCACGCATAGCCGCCCGATGAAGCCTATCCGGGGCACTTGCCTGCTGCTCGGCGCAGTGTTCCTCGCCGGATGCTCCGCGCCAACACCACCTCCACTTCCCGCTGCCGAATCGCAAACCACTTCAAAACCACTGGCCAGCGGCTTGGAAGCTCCGTGGTCCATGGTCTACGTCAAGGACACCTTGCTGGTCAGCGAACGCGATTCCGGGAGGATCCTGGAGGTTGCGGAATCCGGACAGCACCGTGAAGTTTCCCGGATCAATGATCTCGCAGCCAAAGGCGAAGGCGGGCTGCTGGGCCTGGCCTTCCTCGCCCCGGATAAGCTCTACGCCTATTCCACCGCGGAATCCGGTAACCGCATTCAGCAGTTCACCGTGCAAGGCAGCGCCGGCCACCTGTCTTTATCGGCTCCGCAGACCCTGCTGGACTCCCTGCCCTCGGCCAATATCCACAACGGCGGACGGATGGCCATCGGTCCGGATGGAATGCTCTACGCGAGCGTGGGCGATGCGTCCAACCCTGGGCAGGCCCAGGACCTGCAGGCGCTGGGCGGCAAGATCCTGCGCATGGCACCCGATGGAAGCATCCCGGAAGACAACCCCTTCGAGAATTCCCTCGTCTACAGCTATGGGCACCGCAATGTGCAGGGCTTGGCATGGAGCGATGATGGCAGCATGTACGCCAGCGAATTCGGGCAAAACACCTTCGACGAGCTGAACGTCATCGAGGCCGGCGGGAACTATGGCTGGCCCGAAGTCGAGGGGAAAGACGGCGCAAATGGGCAGTATACCGACCCGATTGCGCAGTGGCCACCCTCCGAGGCCAGCCCCAGCGGCATGGCGATCCTCGATGGCACCGCCTACCTGGCGAATCTGCGCGGCGAAGTGCTGCGGACGGTGGCACTTCACGCGCCGGCCACCGAGCATGAGCTGCTTGATGGCCGGCTCGGCCGGCTGCGCGATGTGCTGGTGGATCCTGGCGGCTCGCTGCTGGTGCTGACGAACAACACCGACGGGCGTGGCCGGCCCGGTCCTGGCGATGACCGGATCGTGCGCATCCACCCTGGCCAGGCCG
This window contains:
- a CDS encoding dihydrofolate reductase family protein translates to MSATYTFDVFSSLDGFGSAGSDWGGYWGKQGPELLAHRLGLYTPPCRMVFGANTFRLFSLFWAEIEMNPEVEDAWGVALHDKPATVISTTLEEPLSWPNATLERSDALDVVAQLKETSDVPLRSHGSLAMNHSLLAAGLVDFIQVSIFPVLTGHSGSAPVLGGVDDYDLELVDSKLLDGRIQELTYRPTRHHPAHA
- a CDS encoding PQQ-dependent sugar dehydrogenase, with protein sequence MKPIRGTCLLLGAVFLAGCSAPTPPPLPAAESQTTSKPLASGLEAPWSMVYVKDTLLVSERDSGRILEVAESGQHREVSRINDLAAKGEGGLLGLAFLAPDKLYAYSTAESGNRIQQFTVQGSAGHLSLSAPQTLLDSLPSANIHNGGRMAIGPDGMLYASVGDASNPGQAQDLQALGGKILRMAPDGSIPEDNPFENSLVYSYGHRNVQGLAWSDDGSMYASEFGQNTFDELNVIEAGGNYGWPEVEGKDGANGQYTDPIAQWPPSEASPSGMAILDGTAYLANLRGEVLRTVALHAPATEHELLDGRLGRLRDVLVDPGGSLLVLTNNTDGRGRPGPGDDRIVRIHPGQADG